In SAR202 cluster bacterium, a genomic segment contains:
- a CDS encoding heme A synthase, giving the protein MSGAGNSITTTPFFQRLVLVTLAAIFALIVLGGVVRVTESGLGCPDWPLCHGKIIPHADFHTLIEYSHRIAASVVGLLVLAVAVLAWVKYRGQPWIVWPAITGLVLVLAQGALGGVTVLTELHGKTVTAHLGLAEALLGLTIFLFLASMGGVKLPDKGQKGVTALAVSAAVGVYALLLTGSYVTTSGASGACPDWPLCQDMVFFNSKFPIIHMLHRCVALAAGVLVAAAVVAVWRSRPLRRDAAWLGLAALAVFLAQVVVGAVTVLGGLTAELRALHLAMASLTWGLVAALAVLPYTRELGGEAKEPFRNGATAEHSSTGRRVLE; this is encoded by the coding sequence ATGAGCGGTGCAGGGAATTCGATCACCACGACACCCTTCTTCCAGCGGCTAGTCCTTGTTACGCTCGCAGCTATCTTTGCGCTAATAGTGTTGGGTGGTGTGGTGCGCGTGACGGAGTCTGGATTGGGATGTCCCGACTGGCCCTTGTGTCATGGCAAGATCATACCGCACGCTGACTTTCACACGCTTATCGAGTATTCGCATCGTATAGCAGCGTCCGTGGTGGGGCTGCTGGTGCTGGCGGTGGCGGTGTTGGCGTGGGTGAAGTATCGAGGGCAGCCGTGGATTGTGTGGCCTGCCATAACGGGGTTGGTGTTAGTGCTGGCCCAGGGGGCACTGGGTGGCGTGACGGTGCTGACGGAATTACACGGCAAGACGGTGACGGCGCATCTGGGGCTGGCGGAGGCGTTGCTGGGGTTGACGATTTTTCTGTTCCTAGCTTCGATGGGTGGTGTGAAGCTGCCGGACAAGGGGCAGAAGGGGGTAACGGCGCTGGCGGTGTCGGCGGCGGTTGGAGTTTATGCGTTGCTGCTGACGGGGTCGTATGTTACGACGTCGGGAGCGTCAGGGGCGTGCCCGGACTGGCCGTTATGCCAGGATATGGTCTTTTTCAATAGCAAGTTTCCGATAATACATATGTTACACAGATGCGTGGCGCTGGCGGCAGGCGTGCTGGTGGCAGCGGCTGTGGTGGCGGTGTGGCGGAGCCGGCCGCTGAGGAGGGATGCGGCCTGGTTGGGGTTGGCGGCGCTGGCGGTGTTCCTGGCGCAGGTGGTGGTGGGAGCGGTGACGGTGCTGGGGGGCCTGACGGCGGAGTTGAGGGCGCTGCACTTGGCGATGGCGAGCCTAACCTGGGGGCTGGTTGCGGCGCTGGCGGTGCTGCCATACACTCGGGAGTTGGGTGGGGAAGCAAAGGAACCTTTTCGGAATGGGGCCACAGCGGAGCATAGCTCCACAGGAAGGCGTGTTCTTGAGTAA
- the rpmI gene encoding 50S ribosomal protein L35 — MPKLKTHKGARARIHVTSTGKLLRRKGMSSHLRRKKPKNVRRTFDRKFPVDKSMEKNIRNLIPNSL, encoded by the coding sequence ATGCCTAAGCTGAAGACCCATAAGGGCGCTCGCGCCCGAATCCATGTCACCTCCACCGGCAAGCTCCTGCGACGCAAAGGCATGAGCAGCCACCTCCGTCGCAAGAAGCCCAAAAACGTCCGCCGCACCTTCGACCGCAAGTTCCCCGTGGACAAGTCCATGGAAAAGAATATCAGGAATCTCATCCCCAACAGCCTGTAA
- the rplT gene encoding 50S ribosomal protein L20, translating into MVRVKRGTNKHRRHKKVLERTRGFVASPGRRIRQGKEALVHAGAHAYRSRRQRKRDFRSLWIVRINAAARGADLTYSQLMAGLRKANVGLDRKSLAETAVRDPQAFQDIITLAKQSLAS; encoded by the coding sequence GTGGTCAGAGTCAAAAGAGGTACCAACAAACACCGCAGGCACAAGAAAGTCCTTGAGCGAACCCGAGGCTTCGTCGCCTCCCCGGGCCGCCGCATCCGACAGGGCAAAGAAGCCCTCGTCCACGCCGGCGCCCACGCCTACCGAAGCCGCCGGCAGCGCAAGCGCGACTTCCGCAGCCTGTGGATCGTCCGCATCAACGCCGCCGCCCGCGGCGCGGACCTCACCTACAGCCAGCTAATGGCCGGCCTCCGAAAAGCCAACGTCGGCCTCGACCGCAAGTCCCTGGCCGAAACCGCCGTCCGCGACCCCCAGGCCTTCCAGGACATCATCACCCTGGCCAAACAGTCCCTAGCCTCCTAA
- a CDS encoding protoheme IX farnesyltransferase — MQSVRKPTASVISSYVALTKPPIIVLLLITALGGMVLAEQGMPSAGLVGLVMLGGALAAGGASALNHYLDRDIDERMSRTRRRPIPARRTSPREALVFGIVLNCLAFAVFASGVNLLSASLALSGAVFYVLVYTVYLKRTTPQNIVLGGAAGAVPPMVGWAAVTNEVGLASIYLFAIVFFWTPPHFWALALLIKEDYARAGVPMLPVVQGTEETRRAIFLYSLVLVALTLLFFTERTVGWVYLGVASALGGWFLYLAWLLWREGGIRRARHLYLYSLAYLALLFGGIMVDAVV, encoded by the coding sequence ATGCAAAGTGTTCGTAAGCCTACGGCGTCAGTGATATCCAGTTATGTGGCTTTGACCAAGCCGCCGATTATTGTGCTGCTGCTTATTACCGCCCTGGGGGGGATGGTGCTGGCGGAGCAGGGGATGCCTTCAGCGGGGCTTGTGGGGCTGGTGATGTTGGGCGGGGCGCTGGCGGCGGGCGGGGCCAGCGCGCTGAACCACTACCTGGACAGGGATATAGACGAGAGGATGTCTAGGACGCGGAGGAGACCGATACCGGCGCGCCGCACATCGCCGCGGGAGGCGCTGGTCTTCGGCATCGTGCTGAACTGCCTAGCCTTCGCGGTGTTCGCGTCAGGGGTGAATCTGCTGAGCGCATCGTTGGCGCTGAGCGGGGCCGTGTTTTACGTACTGGTGTACACGGTGTATTTAAAGCGCACGACGCCGCAGAACATTGTGCTGGGAGGCGCGGCGGGAGCAGTGCCGCCGATGGTGGGGTGGGCGGCAGTGACGAACGAGGTAGGGCTGGCGTCGATATACCTGTTCGCCATTGTGTTTTTCTGGACGCCGCCGCATTTCTGGGCGCTGGCGCTGCTGATAAAGGAGGACTATGCGCGGGCCGGGGTGCCGATGCTGCCGGTGGTGCAGGGGACGGAGGAGACTCGGCGGGCGATTTTTCTGTACAGTCTGGTGCTGGTGGCGCTGACGCTGCTGTTTTTCACGGAGCGTACGGTAGGGTGGGTGTATTTGGGAGTGGCGTCGGCGCTGGGAGGGTGGTTCTTGTATCTGGCGTGGCTGTTATGGAGGGAGGGAGGAATTCGGAGGGCGAGGCATTTGTATTTGTATTCGCTGGCGTACCTGGCGTTATTGTTTGGGGGGATTATGGTGGATGCGGTGGTGTGA
- a CDS encoding heme-copper oxidase subunit III, translating to MAMTPHTVIPDEHYTSTGLSHRKLLMWIFLGSECLFFGSLIATHMVNRGKAALLHGESPACLLDIPITSTSTFVLLMSSVMMVLAVSSAERGKLGSMRFWLFMTALLGSGFLLFQVYEFNLFVDEGLTIGTNLFGSTFFTLTGFHGTHVTIGVIWLLSILAISFIRPDMVKNPLNVDIAGLYWHFVDIVWIVIFTVVYLVGRLGVECAGA from the coding sequence ATGGCTATGACGCCGCACACAGTGATCCCGGACGAGCATTACACCTCAACGGGCTTGAGCCACAGGAAGCTCTTGATGTGGATCTTCCTGGGATCCGAGTGTCTTTTCTTCGGGTCGCTGATTGCCACCCACATGGTAAATCGAGGTAAGGCGGCGTTGCTGCACGGGGAGTCGCCGGCGTGCCTGCTGGACATACCCATCACGTCGACCAGCACTTTCGTATTATTGATGAGCAGCGTGATGATGGTGCTGGCGGTGTCGTCGGCGGAGCGCGGGAAGCTGGGGTCGATGCGGTTCTGGCTGTTTATGACGGCGCTGCTGGGGTCCGGGTTCTTGCTGTTCCAGGTGTATGAGTTCAACCTGTTCGTGGACGAAGGGCTGACCATTGGCACCAACCTATTCGGGTCCACGTTCTTTACGCTGACAGGCTTCCACGGGACTCACGTGACCATAGGCGTTATCTGGCTGCTGTCTATACTGGCTATCAGCTTTATCCGGCCGGATATGGTGAAGAACCCGTTGAATGTGGATATAGCCGGACTGTACTGGCACTTTGTGGACATTGTATGGATTGTCATCTTTACCGTGGTGTACCTGGTGGGGCGGCTAGGCGTGGAGTGCGCCGGGGCGTAA
- a CDS encoding c-type cytochrome encodes MDCHLYRGVPGGAARRGVRRGVSNSGAMMEPHSHPSEKPHPSPLNYIVIGVILTVITAIEVWAFYWDVPMPLLVTFFIVLSIVKFAIVVLFYMHLRYDHKLFGSMFTGGLLLGVGVALGLIALFGNFFVGDRETAHAPEPTFTPTIIAPRETPTGTQTPGGGTPRPVTGEGVFIAKGCGGCHTIQGLSGAVGQVGPNLTNIGTVAATRKPGLSAEQYMRESIEQPGAFVVSGFAPVMPALRGTMSEAEYQALVNYLVSLK; translated from the coding sequence ATGGATTGTCATCTTTACCGTGGTGTACCTGGTGGGGCGGCTAGGCGTGGAGTGCGCCGGGGCGTAAGCAACTCAGGAGCGATGATGGAACCTCATAGCCACCCAAGCGAAAAGCCCCATCCCTCTCCACTGAATTACATTGTCATTGGAGTCATCCTCACCGTAATCACGGCCATAGAGGTGTGGGCCTTCTACTGGGACGTGCCAATGCCGCTGCTGGTGACGTTCTTTATCGTCCTGTCGATTGTGAAGTTTGCCATAGTGGTGTTGTTCTACATGCACCTGCGGTACGACCATAAGCTTTTCGGGTCTATGTTTACGGGCGGACTGCTGCTGGGAGTGGGGGTGGCCTTGGGACTGATTGCGCTGTTTGGGAACTTTTTTGTTGGGGACAGGGAAACGGCCCATGCGCCAGAGCCAACCTTTACGCCGACGATTATCGCTCCTCGAGAGACGCCCACGGGCACGCAGACCCCCGGCGGCGGGACGCCACGGCCGGTCACGGGGGAGGGTGTATTCATCGCGAAGGGCTGCGGCGGCTGCCATACGATACAGGGATTGAGCGGGGCGGTAGGGCAGGTGGGGCCTAATCTGACGAACATAGGAACCGTAGCGGCGACTCGGAAGCCCGGGCTTTCGGCGGAGCAGTATATGCGGGAGTCCATTGAGCAGCCTGGAGCCTTTGTGGTGAGCGGGTTTGCGCCGGTGATGCCAGCGCTGCGAGGCACGATGAGCGAGGCGGAGTACCAGGCGCTGGTGAACTATCTGGTCTCGCTTAAGTAG